CTGCAGTGGTCAGAAATAATTCTAACAAGCTGTTAGCTTCCAATAATCACTTTATATTTAAATAACTTTATTACATGAAGTTTGTTTTTTCCCCTAAAAAATCCTAAGAAAAATTTAAAAGTCTCTGCCGCAtgttaaatgtaaaaaataaaaaataaacaatcaatcccACTCCAGGTCTTTTCTCTGAGATTATTATGATGACTCCTTTCACCATTTCTGTGGAGAAATGCTAACAGACAAGATTTGGGTTTAGTACTACGACTAAGGTACTTTTCATTGGTAGATGCATTTCCTTTAGACTCCTTTGTGCAGCTAAAAgctgtagctaaaagcagcttcactttGGTTGGTTCTGACTCAGGGTTCTACCTGCTGACtggttcctaaggatctcagagccctgctgggcgtagatacctgaaggagatccaacatgtattctggccccatgccattgagtgctttataaactagtagaagcactttgaaatcgattctgtagtttaatggtaaccagtgtagggatctaagaacaggagtgatgtgcttggttctcgtggttcttgttaagactctagcagcagcatgctGTATAAGCTGCTAtatcttcacagcttttttgggaagaccagtcaaaagaccaatGCAATAGTCCAGGCTGCtagagatgaacgcatgaatgagtttctctaggtcctgaATAGACAAGAGACTTCTGAGTGTAGCTAatggatgaagatgataaaagctGATCTTGTTAAaaccttaatgtgaccagtgaagctcaggtctgaatcaattatgacaccaagatttctaacccgaGTCTTCGTTTTTATTCAACTGGCGCCAAGTTGAGCAATAGCTTCCACCTATCCTTCTTTTAATGGTCAATTTCACTGAAATTTTTTTAatgatgattatttctgattatattcagtcactctgagtttttcatgcagactgaacataaaaatagtctcctacacctatctcctacattaacttctgatagaaaacagacggtgaaactctaggatctgaaaagcctgacagatctacgtcacactgtcacttaacattcgcccatcttgactcgacggggaaggctgttgtcggtttagcgtccaggaaacagatgGACGAAcggactaatgggctcgacacacgggaggcgacaaatgaccgcgatcagcgaaatttgtcaccgtcacttttattacctgacacacgggaggcgacccacggcagcggccagcggcaaagccgtctacgcgttctgttccatggcgaaattgaaactttcgTTGTttggcttggctgtgtcaggttggagggaattaaggttatttaagcggttcagagctaaaaaagtggtagatatgatgtttcacaaggtgctgctagagttatgtgaaatcttacttctgattttactatataaaacataataacaatcaacttctcctccatgttcgcTCGGAGGTGAGCATCCtacccgctcattggtcagtgaatgaaacctccgttgattggtcctcgtccgagcgacagtgatgaaaagttcaaccaactttctgggatcgcatcgctgggtcgccagtgcacgacacgtgcacgggcgcaaaatttcacacgcacgtttttcgtgtttcgcttggtaggagggagacccgagattatcgctttgtctcattgaaaatgaatggaggagaggcgatgtcgcctcccaggTGTGTCAAGCCCATAAGTGTTTGTTCCTCTGTTCATCTGTCAGATGTGGCATATTTTAGAAATGTAGGCCTATAaaacactttgtgtgtgtgtgtgtttctcatgaAAGCACAAAGCCCACCATTTTTTCTGTGAAAGGCTTTGTCAACCTGCTCCAGAGGAATCATGGTTGTTTTCTCTTGTAAGGCAGTAAAAAATTAGAAGCTATCATTCTTTTTCATCTTTTCGCTCATCTATTAAAACATTACAAATAAAAATGTGATGGCCCTCTGAATAAAACTTGGTGCATTCATGGGATGGACAGCTCTGGGTCTGGGGTGGGATGCAGTCTATGGTCTTCGGCCGCGTTTCAGCCGACATCACATGGATCACTAGTCAACATGAACACTGTCAGTGGTGAAAATCTGATCGAAATAAAGATTCAAAAAACTGATTAATGctacattttctgtttttttcttttcttttttagttCATCAGCAGTTCTCAAAAAGGAGAACCATTTGCATCAGATGCAGCTCTGCTTGTTTTCCTGCAACTCGTTTTCAGTCAAATCAACTAAACTGGCTTAGCGTAAAAATTACTGCTTGTTTTTATGAATTTTCTAACATGATGCCGTTTTTGGTAAAGCAGTCAACTCTTCATAGGATCTTCCAAATCATGACAGAGCCAGAAAATAGGGTGTGATGCAGTTGCATCAATTTAAGTTTAGAATGTTATGCaaatgctccaaaatctcctgtttCATCAGCATATCAATGCTGTCGCCAGTCAGCAAGCTAGACTGTGACAGATTTAGGACACTACACATAAAATAAAGGAGGGGGTGATACAGTGAAGCAGACTTTGGTTTCTGACACGTCAGCTCTGAACGCTGGTATTCAGGCAGCCTTTGTTTTCTTTGTCTTTGCTGTTACTCCTGCTGTTTctgaaataaaaatgttgttCTCCTTAGCTTCAGAGTGAAATTAAAAGATCTGTCTAACCTTTTCTGTTGCCTGTTCATAGGTTAATGCAACACCAGAGGCAAAAGGCTGCATTAAGAGCTCTGGCGTTAATAGAGGGCAGAATGGAACTGTGGGAACTGGCCATGTGTTTCCATTTAGATAAGGCAAGAATGGAAAAAAGCACTCAAAGAACCTCGTGATGGGCGATATTCAATAAACGTTGCATGTCTAAAATGCTCCTGCAGAGTCTTCATTAACCCTTCTACTTTCATTTTTCATGGTTTTACTTCAGTAAATGACGAAATGTCACCAAATGTTACAGAATTTTTCTTTCTTCATTTTTCAAACAATCCGGccttacaaatgaaataatctctAATATAAATGTTTAAAGTAGAGACTGTGGGAGCATTATATTGATCACATTTTGTAAGGCTTGCTTTTATATATTAGCTTTATTTACTTTCATTATAATTCATAAAATTGCTGTAAGGATAAAATAGTTTTAAGGGGAAAAAAATCCTCTGATCATGTTATGCAGATAACGTCACATCAAAATCGTGGTATTAAAAAGTACAGGTGAAACCTGAAAAAGTTGTATATCATGCAATatttatttcagttatttaactaataaggcctttatttgttataattgggaTATTATGGCTTAAAGCTTATGAAAtccccaaattcaaaatctcagaaaactagaaaattgtgaaaaggttcaaaattcTAGACTCAAAATGTCACATTATAATCAGCAAATTAATCTAGAACACCTACAAAGGGTTTTGAGCCTGTAGATGCTCTCTCAGTCTAGGTTTATTTACTGAAatgaatgaacttttgcaccacatCCCAATTTATTCTTCCAGTTTCATCTGTAATTGGTTAATTAATGCAAGTTACAGCAGTCTGCAAAGAGCTAAGCATGGACACCACAATTTTTTCTCAGGAATCATAGAGTAAGTGAAATTCAGACATATGCATTCAAATGAAAATGACTATTAAAAGAAATGGATGTGAAGATTTCATTCTTCTCCTGATGCATGAAGAGCTCCTACGACCTTAAACCAAATTCTGCTTAAGTATCTTTTGCTGCCCTGAACctacactctgaggatttcagctCTCCAGAAGCTCATGAATACTTATCAGAGGCTTAAAGTTGAATATTTTTAGGTTGTTCTTCAAAGCGTTGAAATGTGATCTTAATCTATAATAATCAACAACGTTTCACCTGCAACATGAAAGGCAAGATCAGCACAGTCAAATCTCCTCGCCGGACCTGTTATCTCTGCACTCACCTCTGGGGCTGACAGGTGTGTGTTCATGACGTGGAACTTTAATGTGCATGCTTTTAAAAGCCCATTGATGTTGGTTAAGCACCAAGTTTTGATCCATTACTAATATTTAGACTTATTTTCTGCAGATGCACATTTCATTAACCAGCTAAACGTTAATGGTAGCAGGATTTTGTGCTTAGAATGTTTTTTTTCTCCAACAAATCAAACACTTCCTCTCTTCCTGTTTACTTTTCATACAAAGACTACTTTCATTTACATTGACTTTGCAAACTAAAAATCACTCAAATGTGGGTTTTAACAGGAAGATTGTACTTGTCAGAGCAACACTGATGTGCTTCATTGTTTGCAACTCGGTGAAAGTAGTTACATTTGGCCTTTTGCAAGACAGACTAGGAAAGGCAGTTTTAtttgaatatcacattttataCACAATTCAATGTGTTTTCCATTAGCAACAATAGCACGaacattaaagggatactttgcaactttgtcatatttctaaattattttcttgagccagtatgtgctgaaaTGACCCTAAACAGGATTAATGAACGTCAGTCAGACCccatcgccctctgtggccaaattaccgcacttgcaacttcagagtgttggACTGCTCCCCTAATGGAACTGACATGCTGGAGCAGGAGTcttcttccagcacatttcctgcatgttttagataatgaacacagctcatttgtttatttagtgacgaactgcaaaaaaaaaaaaaaaaggtaaagggtgagcagttacagtgcataaGGTGCAGTACAAGAAACCATCAATCAAAGGCTGATTAATAGGTGAACGTTTGATTAAATTTTTACTAGAGATGGTGCTCATTTGATGTCATAAGCAGTAATCTTTACGTCCTGGAACATTCCCCTGAGTGGGTTATGGACcttttatggggggggggggcatttttttGAAAGGTACTGGAAATGATTACAGTCAGCTATTCCCTGAAATCAGCCCAGCTAGTGATAACTGTGAGATGAACACAGGTGGACTTGTGTTCCTGCTggacacgacacacacacaccgctatcAGCCGAAGCCCACCTGAGGGTATAAAAGGGTCGATTACAGGGATCTCAGAAGCAGAAAGTTTCAGGTGACCTCAGACATGCTCAGGTTTCTTCTTTTGACCTCTCTCGCAGCCCTGGGTAAGAACTGCATCGCTCTTATTGATTCTCCAGACACAACCCAAATGCTCCTACTATAGCATAAAGTTTTGACTTGTTTGTTTTTCCCAGTGCTGGCTGAGTTTCAGCCTGAGCCCAGGTTTCTGGAGGATGAGGAGAGAGTTGTGGGAGGAGAGGTGGCCAGACCAAACTCCTGGCCCTGGCAGGTATTTACAAACATGCAGATCCAGTAAAGCTCTTCTACATCAGGTGGTTTTGAAATTCTTTATTCCAGAGAGATTTTAAAGATTTATGCTCCTTTATTAGATTTCCCTTCAGTACCAATCTGGCTCCAGCTTCTACCACACCTGTGGAGGAACCCTGGTCAGACAAGGATGGGTGATGACTGCTGCTCACTGTGTGGACAGGTAGGAGTTTAGGTCATCACAGAAAATCTGCAATGCTCCAAATAATATGAAGATTTGTGTTTGACTGAAGTTAAATGGATGTATTTTAAAATCAAATAATTCATGTAGCTTCAATTGATGTTGAACATTCGTTTGTGGTTCAATTTGGAAACAACGCCTTTGTTTTCTGTTTGGCCACAGAACCATGACTTGGCGTGTTGTTCTTGGAGACCACAACATCAACTCCCATGAGGGCAGGGAGCAGTACATGAGCGTGAGCCGTGTGTACGTCCACCCCAACTGGAACCCCAACAACGTCGCTGCTGGGTTAGTTACAACATCACAAACACAATTTTAAAGTGTTTTGATGTTTCGGAGCATGCTAAGGTCATTTTGAAGTCAGAGTTTTATGGATCTGTTTTTTCCTGAGTAGTTTTACCATAAAAAAGTCATTTTTCCAGATTAACTTGTGGAAAAGAGCAGCTTTGCAGATTTGTTTTTGCTAAGTTTCACGTGCAGACTGAACGTGAAAACAGTCTTCCAACCTTTTTTCCTGCTTTAGCCGCAGAAAGAAAACATCCAGGGAAACgctcggctccaggagagagctgagcacatctcagctagtagaaattAACTGTTTGCAATAGCAACTTAACAACAAGGTGGAACACAGTCAGGatagtgttatttgtggagataaaacatcaacgttgcaagaaGAGTGAATGGAGGAAGTGGAAGAGTTGCGTTGTTaccagccaatcagagacgagttgTTTGTTGATTCCAGATTCTCTGCTTAATGAAATGGGAGCACAATAGAATTTTTTCcgcaggaaaaaaaaagaaaaactcacaAGTCATTAGTTAATTTTATAAATCACTGCTAATTTATTTTGTGTATGACTTCTGTAATTATTTCTTGGCTTCTTAGCCTAAATGTGAATTTAAGAGCATTTAAGGACATCTCATATCACGTCTTTATTGAAATTCTTTGCTTTCTTTTCGTCTCAGGTACGATATTGCTCTGCTGCGTCTGTCTAACAATGCTGTCCTCAACAACTACGTCCAGCTCGGCAGCCTGCCTCCCACCAACCAGGTTCTGCCCCACAACCACAACTGCTACATCACCGGATGGGGACGCACCCAGAGTGAGTTGGGGATCATTCACAAGGTTAATAATGATCAGAAACACAAACGCTCTGAGTTCATAAATGACACATTTGTTGTTCTCATTTCTGCAGCTGGTGGTAACTTGTCTGCTCAACTGAAACAAGCCTACCTGCCTGTTGTTGACTACAACACCTGTGCCAGCTCCGGATGGTGGGGCAGCACTGTAAAGAACACCATGGTCTGCGCTGGTGGTGGAAGTGAGTCCGGCTGCCAGGTGAGCCACTTTTTTGATTTCATAAGAAAACCGGGAACTTTTGGGGTGAAGCAGCAGTTAGAACCAGATCCACCTCCACAATGATGGAT
This sequence is a window from Nothobranchius furzeri strain GRZ-AD chromosome 3, NfurGRZ-RIMD1, whole genome shotgun sequence. Protein-coding genes within it:
- the LOC107385387 gene encoding elastase-1; the encoded protein is MLRFLLLTSLAALVLAEFQPEPRFLEDEERVVGGEVARPNSWPWQISLQYQSGSSFYHTCGGTLVRQGWVMTAAHCVDRTMTWRVVLGDHNINSHEGREQYMSVSRVYVHPNWNPNNVAAGYDIALLRLSNNAVLNNYVQLGSLPPTNQVLPHNHNCYITGWGRTQTGGNLSAQLKQAYLPVVDYNTCASSGWWGSTVKNTMVCAGGGSESGCQGDSGGPLNCNVNGQWVVHGVTSFVSSSGCNAYRKPTVFTRVSAYISWMNNIMG